A stretch of the Bacteroidota bacterium genome encodes the following:
- a CDS encoding archaemetzincin family Zn-dependent metalloprotease, translating into MRAIHLLPVGDVKHELMVDLKNRLQITFHADALILASGFDARQFYDEQRGQYNSTSIIRHVKETTGGHGGKRSKAYLAVTSHDLFIPILTYVFGEAELAGGVAVASFYRLQNELYGLQPDKQLLIDRLCKEAIHELGHAFGLVHCQTQECVMHTSTYVEDIDLKSDTFCRACSTLLKNYR; encoded by the coding sequence ATGAGAGCAATCCATCTGCTTCCCGTCGGCGATGTGAAGCACGAGTTGATGGTTGATCTGAAGAACCGGTTGCAGATTACCTTTCATGCCGATGCGCTGATCCTCGCTTCCGGTTTCGACGCGCGGCAGTTCTATGACGAACAACGCGGGCAATACAACTCTACCTCAATAATCCGGCATGTGAAGGAAACAACAGGCGGGCATGGCGGAAAACGTTCCAAGGCGTATCTCGCTGTCACCTCCCATGATTTGTTCATACCGATTTTGACGTATGTTTTCGGAGAGGCGGAATTGGCGGGCGGAGTTGCAGTCGCTTCCTTCTATCGTCTGCAAAATGAACTCTACGGACTGCAACCCGACAAGCAACTGCTGATCGACCGTTTGTGCAAAGAGGCAATCCATGAACTCGGGCACGCGTTCGGACTCGTGCACTGCCAAACACAGGAGTGTGTTATGCATACTTCAACGTATGTTGAGGATATTGATTTGAAGAGTGATACATTCTGCCGGGCGTGTTCTACTCTTCTCAAAAACTATCGCTGA
- the ugpC gene encoding sn-glycerol-3-phosphate ABC transporter ATP-binding protein UgpC — MAEVKLENVHKIYEGKVTAVKDVNLTIQDKEFVVLVGPSGCGKSTALRMIAGLEEITKGTISIDGKVVNDVAPKDRDIAMVFQNYALYPHMSVYENLAFGLKLRKYDKQEIESRVRKAAKILGIEQYLERKPKALSGGQRQRVALGRAIVRQPKVFLFDEPLSNLDANLRVHMRTEISRLHRQLQSTMIYVTHDQIEAMSMGDRIVVMKDGIVQQVDTPLALYHHPANKFVAGFIGSPTMNFIQGTIVQNGSLRFLQERSNFALPVVPGKEQKLKPHVKSQITLGIRPEHIYARQPSDVENVSSFKVTVEVVEPVGNEIFVYFSTGTDSQYVARIATDTPPEVGKPFEMFFDTSKVHFFEKETERAI, encoded by the coding sequence ATGGCTGAAGTAAAGCTTGAAAATGTACACAAGATCTACGAAGGAAAAGTCACTGCCGTAAAGGATGTCAACCTCACCATTCAAGACAAAGAGTTTGTGGTACTCGTCGGGCCATCGGGTTGCGGAAAGTCAACAGCACTCCGTATGATAGCGGGTTTGGAAGAGATCACAAAAGGAACAATCAGCATTGACGGCAAAGTGGTGAACGATGTAGCGCCGAAAGACAGGGACATTGCAATGGTGTTTCAGAACTATGCCCTTTACCCGCATATGAGCGTGTACGAGAATCTTGCATTCGGTCTGAAGTTGCGAAAGTATGACAAGCAGGAAATTGAGTCGCGTGTACGCAAAGCTGCCAAGATTCTCGGCATCGAGCAATATCTTGAGCGGAAACCGAAAGCGCTTTCCGGCGGACAACGCCAGCGCGTTGCACTCGGCCGGGCAATTGTACGTCAACCGAAAGTATTTCTGTTTGATGAGCCTCTGAGTAATCTCGACGCCAATCTGCGGGTTCACATGCGAACGGAGATATCGAGACTCCATCGCCAATTGCAGAGCACGATGATCTATGTTACGCACGATCAAATCGAAGCGATGAGTATGGGAGATAGGATCGTTGTCATGAAAGACGGGATCGTGCAGCAAGTCGATACGCCGCTTGCCCTCTATCATCATCCTGCCAATAAATTCGTCGCGGGTTTCATAGGCAGCCCGACGATGAATTTTATCCAGGGAACCATTGTCCAAAACGGCTCGCTGCGGTTCCTGCAGGAACGTTCGAACTTCGCATTACCTGTCGTTCCCGGGAAAGAGCAGAAACTCAAGCCCCATGTCAAGTCCCAAATCACATTAGGCATCCGCCCGGAACATATTTACGCCCGACAACCTTCCGACGTCGAAAACGTGTCATCATTCAAAGTAACTGTGGAAGTAGTTGAACCCGTTGGAAACGAGATTTTTGTTTATTTCTCCACGGGCACCGATTCACAATACGTTGCGCGCATCGCCACAGACACTCCTCCCGAAGTCGGCAAACCGTTCGAAATGTTCTTTGACACCTCGAAAGTCCATTTCTTTGAGAAGGAAACCGAGCGGGCAATTTGA
- a CDS encoding LacI family DNA-binding transcriptional regulator, whose product MGITIYDLAREAGVGLGTVSRCLNNHPSVSAKTREKVLAVAKRLSYQPHAHAQRLASRKANTVSTIIPFFTNYFFIEVLQGVQDKAAELGFDLILYGVNNPSQAEYYLRRSLHGGRVDGVMFFSMKFPESFVPKFRQMKLPVVIVDSYHEKFDSMLVKNHEGAMQATRHLIKLGHRNIGMINASLETRPATERLNGYKAALEEAKIPFDMERVVITSNGKQDGFNREAGYESMKEIIRRSIGHNHISAVFIASDVQAIGALHAARELGVRVPEDIAIVGFDDIELARHAQLTTVRQPMHEMGTIALQMLVERIKNPEAPPKLTTFFPELVVRQTCGGQAESTIQEHTGIELGDTNG is encoded by the coding sequence ATGGGCATCACGATTTACGACTTGGCGAGAGAGGCAGGAGTTGGGTTGGGGACTGTTTCACGGTGTCTCAACAACCATCCAAGCGTTTCCGCGAAAACCCGCGAAAAAGTCCTTGCAGTTGCGAAACGCCTCAGCTACCAACCTCATGCTCACGCCCAGCGGCTTGCATCCCGAAAAGCCAACACCGTCTCGACAATAATTCCGTTTTTCACAAATTATTTTTTCATCGAAGTACTTCAGGGTGTGCAGGATAAGGCCGCCGAACTTGGATTTGATTTGATTTTGTATGGTGTGAACAATCCGTCGCAGGCTGAATATTATTTGCGTCGTTCCTTGCACGGCGGGCGCGTTGACGGCGTGATGTTCTTTTCGATGAAATTTCCCGAGTCGTTCGTACCAAAGTTCCGGCAGATGAAGCTCCCGGTCGTGATCGTCGATTCCTATCACGAGAAGTTTGATTCGATGTTAGTGAAGAACCACGAAGGTGCCATGCAGGCAACACGCCACTTGATCAAGCTCGGACATCGAAACATCGGCATGATCAACGCAAGCTTGGAAACACGTCCTGCAACGGAACGTCTGAACGGCTACAAGGCAGCGTTGGAGGAGGCGAAAATCCCGTTTGACATGGAACGTGTCGTCATTACCTCAAACGGCAAGCAGGATGGATTCAACAGGGAAGCAGGGTACGAATCGATGAAGGAAATCATCCGTCGAAGTATCGGGCACAATCATATCAGCGCCGTATTTATTGCAAGCGACGTGCAGGCAATCGGCGCACTGCACGCTGCGCGAGAACTTGGTGTTCGTGTTCCTGAGGATATTGCCATCGTCGGTTTTGATGATATCGAGCTTGCCCGCCATGCCCAGCTTACCACCGTGCGTCAGCCCATGCACGAGATGGGGACGATAGCGTTGCAGATGTTGGTGGAGAGAATAAAGAATCCGGAGGCTCCACCGAAACTGACCACATTCTTTCCCGAGTTGGTTGTCAGGCAAACATGCGGCGGCCAAGCCGAAAGTACCATCCAAGAACACACCGGCATCGAATTGGGAGACACTAACGGATGA
- a CDS encoding zf-HC2 domain-containing protein, with the protein MHADETHWTDDSELIERFVLNELNPEERNELEDHLRICEVCKKAVRAEQMLIAGIRRGGREAFKSRLKQRVGALPGMRTPWVHIMSAAALVVIITGIGIYNRWFQSLETSGDVVMVLPPTSDSALTESTSPSGGLPELQSQPQSGATAVEPRILRDKQTEPTQPAMATKASPAAIEKTGKDEEHTVSESKAQHMQARAGRVATSSEGDLAMAESPAEVAGEDVVWLQGIAVPQPRPMVGGVEPANVEMRAKQKDPRQLDGPAKRVAKSDQTQGTKSPTAEFSFKQQPIQTLPPDQLRQLSVGSTRVVARIEQITNTTQLTLYLDQPLDEQDLAQIIAETPAPDSLVVHVRDQRFIFILPAGWETTLQRRQMK; encoded by the coding sequence ATGCACGCAGACGAGACACATTGGACCGATGATAGTGAGTTGATCGAGCGTTTCGTTCTGAACGAACTCAATCCTGAAGAACGGAACGAACTCGAGGATCATCTCCGCATTTGTGAAGTGTGCAAGAAGGCTGTTCGTGCCGAGCAGATGCTTATCGCGGGAATCCGTCGAGGCGGGCGCGAGGCATTCAAGTCGCGACTGAAGCAGAGAGTCGGGGCTCTGCCCGGTATGCGAACACCGTGGGTTCACATCATGAGCGCGGCCGCGTTAGTCGTCATCATTACGGGTATTGGAATCTACAATCGCTGGTTTCAGTCACTTGAGACTTCCGGCGACGTGGTGATGGTTCTTCCTCCGACCTCCGACTCTGCGCTTACAGAAAGTACTTCGCCGTCGGGCGGGTTACCCGAACTTCAATCTCAACCACAATCCGGCGCAACCGCCGTCGAACCTCGAATTCTGCGCGACAAGCAAACCGAGCCGACGCAACCGGCGATGGCAACTAAGGCTTCCCCTGCAGCCATCGAGAAAACCGGAAAGGATGAAGAACACACGGTTTCTGAATCAAAGGCCCAGCACATGCAAGCACGCGCCGGTCGGGTTGCAACGTCGAGCGAAGGCGATCTCGCGATGGCGGAATCACCCGCTGAAGTGGCAGGCGAAGACGTCGTGTGGCTGCAAGGCATTGCAGTTCCGCAACCACGGCCAATGGTTGGAGGTGTTGAGCCGGCAAACGTTGAGATGCGCGCGAAACAGAAAGACCCGCGGCAACTTGACGGACCCGCAAAGCGTGTGGCCAAATCCGATCAGACTCAGGGCACCAAGTCACCGACGGCGGAATTCAGCTTCAAGCAGCAACCAATACAGACACTGCCTCCGGACCAGTTGCGTCAGCTTTCGGTCGGTTCAACGAGAGTTGTTGCTCGCATTGAACAGATTACGAACACAACTCAACTCACACTCTATCTCGATCAACCTCTTGACGAACAGGATCTTGCGCAAATTATTGCCGAGACACCCGCGCCTGACTCATTGGTAGTGCATGTTCGCGATCAACGATTCATTTTCATATTGCCGGCGGGCTGGGAAACTACTCTCCAACGAAGACAAATGAAATAG
- a CDS encoding DUF4139 domain-containing protein translates to MKHILAVFTLLTTFIGDADAQRGSAVAVGERTSVDLTIYNQNLSLIREERTFSLARGVSSVTVPDIPSTIDGTSVHFVSLTDASAVKVLEQNYQFDLVNQGKLMEKYLGKNIEFVRLDEATKKEYTVVGKLLATGHPTNYGNVSYSGGMIAEINGKIEVNPAGRVILPSLPEGLILKPQLEWLVSNTKEGNHKTELSYLAGQLSWSSNYVAVLDKNDARIDLTGWVTLTNNSGTSFKNAGLKLVAGDVNIVRDQFAQEGRMMKSMAMADAAQPQFAQSELFEYKLYSLQRKTDLNNNETKQIELTSGKNVNAKKVFIYDGLAGQWRYWANNYSYRGQGSFGQQSNTKVGVYVTFRNDARSGLGIALPKGKVRVYKKDDDGKEQFIGEDQIDHTPKDEELRLYLGNAFDIVGERAQKDFKSISSGKVVEETIEIKVRNHKNEPVEVHVYEHPWRWSQWEIVSSNSAWEKVDQSTLKFLVKIGKDGEKVVSYTIRYSW, encoded by the coding sequence ATGAAACACATACTCGCAGTTTTCACACTCCTCACAACCTTCATCGGTGATGCGGACGCCCAACGAGGCAGCGCCGTTGCGGTTGGTGAGCGTACCTCGGTTGATTTGACCATCTACAATCAGAATCTTTCGCTCATTCGTGAAGAGCGTACGTTCAGTTTGGCCAGAGGCGTCAGCAGCGTCACGGTTCCCGACATTCCCTCAACAATTGACGGCACGTCCGTGCACTTCGTCAGTCTTACGGATGCATCAGCTGTCAAGGTGTTGGAGCAGAACTACCAGTTCGATCTGGTGAACCAAGGAAAACTCATGGAGAAGTATCTTGGAAAGAATATTGAGTTTGTGAGATTGGATGAAGCGACAAAGAAAGAGTACACCGTTGTCGGCAAGCTTCTTGCAACCGGCCATCCGACCAACTACGGCAATGTGAGTTATTCGGGAGGCATGATTGCCGAAATCAACGGTAAGATAGAAGTCAATCCGGCGGGCAGAGTCATTCTTCCGAGTTTACCGGAGGGATTGATTCTCAAACCGCAGCTTGAATGGCTCGTGTCGAATACGAAAGAAGGAAATCACAAAACTGAACTGAGCTATCTCGCGGGACAGCTTTCCTGGTCGAGCAACTATGTTGCAGTGCTGGATAAGAATGATGCTCGAATCGACCTGACCGGATGGGTTACATTGACTAACAACTCCGGTACGTCGTTCAAGAATGCCGGCTTGAAGCTTGTGGCGGGAGATGTGAATATCGTCCGTGACCAGTTTGCACAGGAAGGGAGAATGATGAAAAGCATGGCAATGGCGGACGCAGCCCAGCCGCAATTTGCGCAATCCGAACTGTTTGAATACAAGCTGTACTCGCTTCAACGCAAAACCGATCTCAACAACAACGAAACGAAACAGATCGAACTGACGTCAGGCAAGAACGTGAATGCGAAGAAGGTCTTCATCTATGACGGGCTTGCCGGTCAATGGCGCTATTGGGCAAACAACTATTCGTACCGCGGGCAGGGAAGTTTCGGGCAGCAATCCAACACAAAAGTGGGTGTGTACGTCACGTTCCGGAATGATGCCAGGTCGGGGCTCGGCATTGCGCTGCCGAAGGGGAAAGTTCGTGTGTACAAGAAGGATGATGATGGCAAAGAACAATTCATTGGCGAGGACCAGATCGATCATACACCAAAGGATGAAGAGTTGCGCCTGTATCTGGGAAATGCTTTCGACATCGTCGGCGAACGGGCGCAGAAGGATTTCAAATCCATCTCCAGCGGAAAAGTTGTGGAAGAAACGATTGAAATCAAAGTGCGCAACCACAAGAACGAACCGGTCGAAGTACATGTGTATGAACATCCCTGGCGCTGGAGCCAATGGGAGATTGTTTCGTCAAACTCTGCATGGGAGAAAGTGGATCAATCAACACTGAAGTTCCTTGTGAAGATCGGGAAAGACGGAGAAAAAGTAGTGAGCTACACGATTCGGTATTCGTGGTAG
- a CDS encoding sigma-54-dependent Fis family transcriptional regulator, translating into MDKRDTGILVVDDELIVRESLTKWFREDGFRSEAAENAAAALRKLQNSNWDIALVDIKMPGMDGIELLQRVKELKPDLFVIIITAFASVDTAVKALKLGAHDYITKPIDPDYLDHLISKALNERNLLRENLKLKDVVSELSEQDEIIGESPEMQHVMELVKTVAPTDTTVMIRGESGTGKELVARAIHNHSTRKFFPIVTVNCGALTETLLESELFGHEKGAFTGAQYRRKGKVELADGGTLFLDEIGNISPKTQMDLLRVIETKQFMRVGGSEIIRSDFRIICATNRDLEVAVKDGSFREDLYYRLNVFTIPLPPLRARKGDVAKLAHYFLEKYSKAMGKPKHGFTTEAMHTLKAYDWPGNVRELENAVERAVVISACPTIEKHDLPVQTRSTQQANGKRLEDIEKKHIEEILHETGWNISRSAAILDIDRVTLYHKIEKFGLKRNQ; encoded by the coding sequence ATGGATAAACGTGATACCGGAATTCTTGTTGTAGATGATGAACTTATCGTACGCGAGTCACTGACGAAGTGGTTTCGTGAAGACGGATTCCGTTCGGAAGCGGCCGAAAATGCCGCCGCCGCTCTGCGCAAGCTGCAGAATAGCAATTGGGACATTGCTCTGGTTGACATCAAGATGCCCGGCATGGACGGCATTGAATTGTTGCAACGTGTCAAAGAGTTGAAGCCTGACCTGTTTGTCATTATTATCACGGCTTTTGCCAGTGTGGATACGGCTGTGAAAGCACTGAAATTGGGTGCGCATGACTACATTACCAAACCAATTGACCCGGACTACCTCGACCACCTTATCTCGAAAGCGCTGAACGAGAGAAATCTGCTCCGCGAGAACTTGAAATTGAAGGATGTCGTCAGCGAGCTTTCCGAGCAGGATGAAATTATCGGCGAATCGCCCGAAATGCAACATGTGATGGAGTTGGTGAAAACAGTTGCACCGACCGACACAACAGTGATGATACGAGGTGAAAGCGGAACCGGAAAAGAACTTGTGGCACGGGCAATCCACAATCACAGCACGAGAAAATTCTTCCCGATTGTCACAGTAAATTGCGGTGCATTGACCGAAACACTGCTGGAAAGTGAACTGTTCGGACATGAAAAGGGCGCCTTCACCGGTGCCCAGTACAGGCGCAAAGGCAAAGTCGAACTTGCAGACGGGGGGACTCTGTTCCTCGATGAGATCGGAAACATCAGTCCGAAAACACAAATGGATTTGTTGCGCGTTATCGAAACGAAACAATTCATGAGAGTGGGGGGAAGTGAGATCATCCGCTCGGATTTTCGCATTATCTGCGCGACCAACCGCGACCTTGAAGTAGCCGTGAAAGATGGAAGCTTCCGGGAAGATTTGTACTACCGACTGAACGTTTTTACGATTCCCCTGCCGCCGTTGCGAGCACGGAAGGGAGATGTTGCCAAACTTGCGCACTACTTCCTTGAGAAATACTCAAAGGCAATGGGCAAGCCGAAGCACGGATTCACTACCGAGGCCATGCACACACTGAAAGCATACGATTGGCCCGGCAATGTTCGCGAATTGGAAAACGCCGTCGAGCGAGCGGTTGTAATCAGTGCGTGTCCGACCATCGAAAAGCATGATCTTCCCGTGCAGACCCGTTCAACGCAACAGGCGAACGGCAAACGCCTTGAGGATATTGAGAAGAAGCATATCGAGGAAATTCTCCACGAAACCGGCTGGAATATCAGCCGCAGCGCTGCGATCCTCGATATCGACAGGGTCACCCTCTACCACAAAATCGAGAAATTCGGCCTGAAGCGGAATCAATGA
- a CDS encoding VWA domain-containing protein — protein sequence MKTSVGCIVVAFMMAASTLASAVPTSKPTISMEGKLNCPYITSSGGTVYLQIILTTSGFERPSRERRPMNLSVVLDRSGSMSDQRKMEYAKTALATLIDKLERDDIFSLVVYDDVVDVMHSAQRVGSDRNRLKQLVSDIYPRNSTNLGGGMIEGLKQVEKNVGKEYVNRVILLSDGLANQGITSPIELNRIAKRYRERSISLTTMGVGLEYNENLMIGLAESGGGNYYFIESPTQLASMMNREFNSASSIVAQNVSIELQLGKGVRLLDVIGCETISGRNVYRIPIGDVYANDTREITVELSIPKGSGTATVATGNVRYESSRISFRPSFAASVVYTSDLVLIDRNRDMEVQAKADVAASTRDVERAMKALDEGRKEEAQAQLQSAKAFLGSSPAAASSGAGGDAIRAQAERLDSYDAAVRDAEVDANQVKKAIQYENYRVQKKK from the coding sequence ATGAAGACTTCAGTTGGATGTATCGTGGTGGCGTTTATGATGGCCGCCTCAACATTGGCGTCTGCGGTTCCGACAAGCAAACCGACAATCTCAATGGAAGGAAAACTGAACTGTCCGTATATCACTTCGAGCGGAGGTACGGTATACCTGCAGATCATTCTCACAACATCCGGCTTTGAAAGACCGTCGCGTGAACGGCGCCCGATGAATCTCTCGGTTGTTCTCGACAGAAGCGGTTCAATGTCCGATCAACGAAAGATGGAGTATGCGAAGACGGCACTTGCAACACTCATCGACAAACTTGAACGGGATGATATCTTCTCGCTGGTTGTCTATGACGATGTGGTGGATGTGATGCACTCGGCTCAACGGGTTGGCAGCGACAGAAATCGACTGAAGCAACTTGTGAGCGACATCTATCCCCGTAACAGCACAAATCTTGGCGGAGGCATGATCGAGGGCTTGAAGCAAGTTGAGAAGAATGTTGGAAAAGAGTATGTCAATCGCGTCATTCTCCTTTCTGACGGGCTTGCAAACCAGGGAATCACCAGCCCGATTGAATTGAATCGCATTGCCAAACGGTATCGGGAACGATCCATCTCGCTTACAACAATGGGTGTCGGGCTGGAGTACAACGAGAACCTGATGATTGGCTTGGCGGAAAGTGGTGGCGGAAACTACTATTTTATCGAAAGTCCTACCCAACTTGCATCGATGATGAATCGGGAGTTCAACTCCGCATCTTCGATTGTTGCACAGAATGTCTCCATCGAACTGCAACTCGGCAAGGGTGTGCGTCTTCTTGATGTAATCGGTTGCGAAACAATATCCGGCCGCAATGTGTACCGCATTCCGATTGGCGATGTATATGCCAATGACACAAGGGAAATCACTGTTGAGTTGAGCATTCCGAAAGGAAGCGGAACGGCTACTGTTGCCACGGGCAATGTTCGTTACGAATCCTCCCGCATCTCGTTTCGTCCGTCATTCGCTGCATCAGTTGTGTACACGTCGGATCTGGTTCTGATTGACCGGAATCGTGACATGGAGGTGCAAGCCAAAGCCGATGTTGCGGCTTCAACAAGAGATGTAGAACGGGCAATGAAGGCCTTGGATGAAGGAAGGAAGGAAGAGGCGCAGGCACAATTGCAGTCCGCAAAGGCATTCCTTGGCTCGTCACCGGCTGCGGCAAGCAGCGGTGCAGGGGGGGATGCAATCCGGGCGCAAGCGGAACGGCTCGACTCGTACGATGCGGCAGTTCGCGACGCCGAGGTCGATGCAAATCAGGTCAAGAAAGCCATTCAATACGAGAATTACAGAGTGCAGAAGAAAAAGTAG
- a CDS encoding alpha/beta hydrolase: protein MREKLHVKRLQVNSTELHYVEAGSGTLAVCVHGTLGDYRTWQKQINILSNACRVVAYSRRYHFPNRKSDTLEYSASLHAEDLAKLVRRFTDSPAHIITASWGGNVALQLALSHPSLVRTIVLGEPPVLPLLEHDPRLKKLLDGFNHYAFFPAREALQKGRNEDGIRYFIDGVIGKGAYDAMPASVHRRFLDNVEELSAETMSTDYIPDFTRDEIGKVRCPVLLVEGGKSPPFFHAILDVLESHLPNAERVRIPDASHGIHSDNADEYNTLVLDFLLRH, encoded by the coding sequence ATGCGTGAGAAGTTGCACGTTAAACGGCTTCAGGTTAACAGCACTGAACTGCATTATGTTGAAGCAGGAAGCGGAACGCTTGCGGTCTGCGTTCACGGAACGCTGGGCGACTACCGGACGTGGCAGAAGCAGATCAATATCCTTTCGAATGCCTGCCGTGTTGTTGCCTACAGCAGACGGTACCATTTCCCGAATCGCAAGTCGGACACACTCGAGTATTCCGCCAGCCTCCATGCTGAAGATCTTGCGAAGTTGGTCCGACGGTTTACTGACTCTCCGGCACATATCATAACCGCTTCGTGGGGCGGAAACGTTGCTTTACAACTTGCCCTGTCTCATCCCTCTCTCGTACGAACAATTGTGCTTGGCGAACCGCCTGTTCTCCCTCTGCTCGAACACGATCCACGGCTCAAGAAACTGCTTGACGGGTTCAATCATTACGCTTTTTTCCCTGCCCGTGAGGCATTGCAAAAAGGCAGAAATGAAGACGGCATCCGCTACTTCATCGATGGTGTGATCGGAAAGGGAGCTTACGATGCAATGCCGGCATCGGTACACAGAAGATTTCTCGATAATGTTGAGGAATTGAGTGCTGAAACCATGTCGACCGACTATATTCCAGACTTCACACGTGATGAAATCGGCAAAGTCAGATGTCCTGTCCTTTTGGTAGAAGGAGGAAAAAGTCCCCCTTTCTTTCATGCCATTCTCGACGTCCTTGAATCACACTTGCCGAACGCCGAGCGAGTTCGAATTCCTGATGCTTCACACGGCATACATTCCGACAACGCCGATGAGTACAATACTCTTGTCCTCGATTTCCTCCTCCGACACTAA
- a CDS encoding sigma-70 family RNA polymerase sigma factor, producing the protein MASSLLFLNSDAKILDLIRKGDDEGLVMLYEANRRPILSYVTRNNGSHDDAEDLLQEALIILWERVRTNRYEHTARLGTFIYATVKNLWLRRLARLRRESPADIEETTGHIESASALDIMVESEEARIVHEALDELGEPCKSLLLLFYWEEQTMEHIAAALNFANAQTAKSKKYQCKKALQKIVEGRM; encoded by the coding sequence ATGGCTTCGTCTCTCTTGTTCCTCAATTCCGATGCAAAGATTCTCGACTTGATTCGTAAAGGTGATGACGAGGGACTTGTGATGTTGTACGAAGCGAACAGAAGGCCGATCCTCTCGTACGTTACTCGGAACAACGGCAGCCACGATGATGCCGAGGATTTGCTGCAGGAAGCATTGATTATTCTCTGGGAACGCGTACGGACAAACCGGTATGAACACACTGCACGTTTAGGCACCTTTATCTACGCCACCGTCAAAAACCTGTGGCTGCGACGGCTTGCCCGGCTGCGACGGGAATCACCTGCAGATATAGAGGAAACAACGGGGCATATTGAATCGGCCTCGGCGTTGGACATTATGGTGGAAAGTGAGGAAGCAAGGATCGTACACGAAGCTCTCGACGAGTTAGGCGAGCCGTGCAAGTCTCTTCTTCTTCTCTTCTATTGGGAAGAACAGACAATGGAGCACATTGCCGCGGCATTGAACTTCGCAAATGCCCAAACCGCAAAGTCGAAAAAGTATCAATGCAAGAAAGCGCTGCAAAAGATTGTTGAAGGCAGAATGTAA